The Algiphilus sp. region TTGGAATCGAACACCAGCGCCGTGTAGAAGAAGCAGAAGAAGATGATCATGCTCGCGTAGAGCAGGATGTAGACCGGCTGCCCCGGCGAGAGCGTGTTCGCAATGGCGCCCATGGTTCCCGACCCGGCCTCGCCGAAGAAGCGGATCATCGATGCCGGGAACAGAATGATGCTGGAGGCGAAGATCGGCGGGATGACGCCGGCCATGTTGACCTTCAGCGGCAGGTGCTGGGTCTGCGCGGCGAACACGCGGCGGCCCTGCTGGCGGCGCGCGTGCTGCACGGGGATCCGGCGCTGGGCGCGCTCCATGAACACGATGAACCAGGTGACCAGCACCGCGAGCACCATGATGATCAGCACCTGGAAGGCGCTCATCTCGCCCTCGCTCGTGAGCTGCGCGATCGACCCCAGTGCCGACGGCAGGCCGGCCACGATGCCCGCGAAGATCAGGATCGAGATGCCGTTGCCGATGCCGCGCTCGGTGACCTGCTCGCCGAGCCACACCAGAAACATGGTGCCCGTGGTCAGCGAGACCGCGGCCACGAAGATGAACCCGATGCCGGGATGGAAGGCAACGCCCGAGTTCTGCAGTGCGACCGATGCGCCGATCGACTGGAAGCCGGCCAGCACCAGGGTGCCGTAGCGCGTGTAGCGGGTG contains the following coding sequences:
- the secY gene encoding preprotein translocase subunit SecY, coding for MKPDLSKLGEVRSRLLFVLGALVVYRVGSFIPVPGIDPVQLAQLFEAQRGTILDMFNMFSGGALERLSIFALGVMPYISASIIMQLLTAVVPTLKELRKEGEQGRRTITRYTRYGTLVLAGFQSIGASVALQNSGVAFHPGIGFIFVAAVSLTTGTMFLVWLGEQVTERGIGNGISILIFAGIVAGLPSALGSIAQLTSEGEMSAFQVLIIMVLAVLVTWFIVFMERAQRRIPVQHARRQQGRRVFAAQTQHLPLKVNMAGVIPPIFASSIILFPASMIRFFGEAGSGTMGAIANTLSPGQPVYILLYASMIIFFCFFYTALVFDSKDTADNLKRSGAFIPGIRPGVQTGQYIDTVLTRITVVGAAYITAICLMPEILYSQWSVPFYFGGTSLLIVVVVSMDFMSQLQAHLMSHQYDSVLKKANLKSIGRAGSVR